From Cronobacter turicensis z3032, the proteins below share one genomic window:
- the yieE gene encoding Uncharacterized protein yieE, producing MATHFARGTLGPEFSLSPRLSADALKAAQHLPEHRRGRFLASRSLLAELVFMLYGIPVLPEIVVNEQGRPRFTDAGLADFSLAHTGNMLGVAITTEGCCGLDMELQPATRTFTHPLAPQTGHTLSKNETIWIDNQNDPLEARTQLVTLRRSLLKLTGQQHDDGQQFQLLPGSGKLRVAQFPLVEAACDAEDVLIWTVAVSPAIEKLYLWEYDSVQGWRSLPDMRKRSTSPDTRLMRFTSLPSEKAMIIN from the coding sequence ATGGCAACGCATTTTGCAAGAGGGACGCTTGGCCCCGAATTCAGTCTCTCCCCCAGGCTTTCCGCCGACGCGCTGAAAGCCGCGCAGCACCTGCCGGAGCACCGCCGAGGCCGCTTTCTGGCATCGCGCTCGCTGCTGGCTGAACTGGTGTTTATGCTTTACGGCATTCCGGTACTGCCTGAAATCGTGGTGAATGAGCAGGGCCGTCCGCGCTTTACCGACGCCGGGCTTGCCGATTTCTCGCTCGCCCATACCGGCAATATGCTGGGTGTGGCGATCACCACAGAAGGCTGTTGCGGGCTCGATATGGAATTGCAGCCCGCCACCCGTACCTTTACGCATCCGCTCGCGCCGCAAACCGGCCACACGCTCAGCAAAAATGAAACCATCTGGATAGATAATCAAAACGATCCGCTGGAAGCGCGCACGCAGCTGGTGACGCTGCGCCGCAGCCTGCTGAAGCTGACGGGTCAGCAGCACGATGACGGCCAGCAATTTCAGCTGTTGCCGGGCTCCGGCAAGCTGCGCGTGGCGCAGTTTCCGCTGGTCGAGGCCGCCTGCGACGCCGAAGATGTGCTGATCTGGACGGTCGCGGTATCGCCCGCCATTGAAAAGCTCTATCTGTGGGAATATGACAGCGTGCAGGGCTGGCGCAGCCTGCCGGATATGCGCAAACGCAGCACCAGCCCCGATACGCGTCTGATGCGCTTTACCAGCCTGCCCTCGGAAAAAGCGATGATTATCAACTAA